One genomic window of Thalassolituus hydrocarboniclasticus includes the following:
- a CDS encoding bile acid:sodium symporter family protein: MFSVNRYFPLLAIAVSALAWYEPQPLLGLKDAIVPLLTIVMFCMGLTLRWADFRRVWNKPQPIALGVLLQFTLMPLIAWLLVQLLQLPPELAIGLIIVGACAGGTASNVMTYLAGGDVALSVSMTLISTLWGVVLTPWLVAFYSSAEITVDTQAMIISIAQIVLLPIAGGLLCNRFLPQVGRSLNSHLPDIASAFILAIIAIIVALNADEIATMGALAVVAVMLHNLLGLAAAYGIARWNGHTEVEARTIALEVGMQNSGLGVALALKFYGPMAALPGALFSVWHNISGSLLAAFWKWQTNKKIRNLSQQKAVKEHL; the protein is encoded by the coding sequence ATGTTTTCTGTTAACCGTTATTTTCCCCTGCTGGCCATCGCCGTCAGCGCCCTCGCCTGGTATGAACCGCAGCCATTGCTGGGACTGAAAGACGCCATTGTGCCGCTGCTGACCATCGTTATGTTCTGTATGGGCCTGACCCTGCGCTGGGCGGATTTTCGCCGCGTCTGGAATAAACCACAGCCTATCGCTCTGGGAGTGTTGCTGCAGTTTACCTTAATGCCATTGATCGCCTGGCTGTTGGTACAGCTGCTGCAACTGCCGCCAGAGCTGGCGATTGGCCTGATCATTGTCGGCGCCTGTGCCGGCGGCACCGCCTCCAACGTGATGACCTATCTGGCCGGCGGCGATGTGGCGCTGTCGGTTAGTATGACGCTGATCTCCACCCTGTGGGGCGTGGTACTGACGCCATGGCTGGTTGCCTTTTATTCGTCCGCAGAAATTACCGTGGATACCCAGGCAATGATCATCAGCATCGCTCAGATTGTCTTACTGCCGATTGCCGGTGGCCTGTTGTGCAACCGCTTTCTTCCCCAGGTCGGACGCAGCCTGAACAGCCACCTGCCGGATATTGCCAGTGCCTTTATTCTCGCCATTATTGCCATCATCGTTGCCCTCAATGCCGATGAAATTGCGACCATGGGAGCACTCGCCGTTGTGGCGGTGATGCTGCATAACCTGCTGGGTCTGGCCGCGGCATATGGCATCGCGCGCTGGAATGGTCATACCGAAGTGGAAGCACGCACCATTGCGCTGGAAGTCGGGATGCAGAATTCCGGTCTGGGCGTCGCGCTTGCACTGAAATTTTACGGCCCGATGGCTGCCCTGCCCGGCGCACTGTTCAGCGTCTGGCACAACATCAGCGGTTCTCTGCTGGCCGCTTTCTGGAAGTGGCAGACCAATAAAAAAATCCGCAATCTGAGTCAGCAGAAGGCGGTTAAGGAGCATCTGTGA
- a CDS encoding flavin reductase family protein, with translation MELRFADLNPVESYHLLIQTVLPRPIAWILSANDDGSSYNLAPFSFFAPVCANPPTFVVSVGKKPGGDEKDTFTNLARDGRCVLHIASVEQLQALNASSATLAYGDSEVERSALALEAFAGSELPRLSQAPVAFACTLQQQVDVGPGGQHVLFLQAGAAYLADDIVLSKEPRLQVGAAELNPLARLGGSEYAALGELFNLPRPE, from the coding sequence ATGGAATTACGTTTTGCCGACCTTAACCCTGTTGAGAGTTATCACCTGCTGATTCAGACCGTTCTGCCGCGGCCGATCGCCTGGATTCTGAGCGCAAATGACGATGGCTCATCCTATAACCTGGCGCCTTTTTCGTTCTTTGCTCCGGTCTGTGCCAACCCGCCGACCTTTGTGGTTTCTGTGGGTAAAAAGCCCGGCGGCGACGAAAAAGATACCTTTACCAATCTGGCCCGTGATGGCCGTTGTGTGCTGCACATCGCATCGGTTGAACAATTACAGGCACTGAACGCCAGCTCAGCAACGCTGGCCTATGGCGACAGTGAGGTCGAGCGTTCAGCTCTGGCGCTGGAAGCTTTTGCGGGTTCAGAACTGCCGCGCCTCAGTCAGGCGCCGGTTGCTTTTGCCTGTACTCTGCAACAGCAGGTGGACGTCGGACCGGGTGGGCAGCATGTGCTGTTTTTACAGGCCGGGGCGGCGTATCTGGCGGACGACATTGTACTCAGCAAAGAGCCGCGCCTGCAGGTCGGGGCTGCGGAGCTGAACCCGCTGGCGCGTCTGGGCGGTAGTGAATATGCCGCGCTGGGTGAGTTGTTTAATCTGCCGCGGCCGGAATAA
- a CDS encoding SDR family oxidoreductase, with protein MMKNAFITGAASGIGRATAETLYAQGWNLGLADINEQALKEMTLGWDEQRVHCYALDVTKPEQCAAVIGEFAAQHDKQLRLLFNSAGILQIDRFEDVSSQRHQQIFDINVMGTIHCCQAAFPYLRHTSGAQVINMSSASATYGIPRLASYSASKFAISGLTEALELEWEEYGIRVCDVMPPFVSTPMLNEQASGAPVLDKLGVHLNAEDVARTILQQIEQPKTHRAVSLQFALTYAASQLLPRAVTRAIIRFLNKG; from the coding sequence ATGATGAAAAATGCCTTTATTACCGGTGCCGCCTCCGGCATTGGCCGCGCCACAGCCGAAACCCTGTACGCTCAGGGCTGGAATCTGGGTCTGGCGGATATTAACGAACAGGCATTAAAGGAAATGACACTGGGCTGGGATGAGCAGCGCGTGCACTGCTACGCCCTCGATGTGACCAAACCAGAGCAGTGTGCTGCGGTGATCGGTGAATTTGCCGCACAGCATGACAAACAGCTGCGCCTGCTGTTCAACTCCGCCGGTATTCTGCAGATTGACCGTTTTGAAGACGTCAGCAGCCAGCGCCACCAGCAGATTTTCGATATCAACGTGATGGGCACTATCCACTGCTGTCAGGCAGCCTTCCCCTACCTGCGTCATACCAGCGGCGCGCAGGTGATCAACATGAGTTCCGCCTCTGCGACCTATGGCATTCCGCGGCTGGCCAGTTATTCCGCCTCAAAATTTGCCATCAGCGGCCTGACCGAAGCGCTGGAGCTGGAATGGGAAGAGTACGGCATCCGCGTCTGTGATGTGATGCCGCCTTTTGTCAGCACACCCATGCTGAATGAACAGGCCTCCGGCGCCCCGGTTCTGGATAAACTCGGTGTGCATCTGAACGCCGAGGATGTCGCCCGGACCATTCTGCAGCAGATAGAACAACCTAAGACCCACCGCGCCGTCAGTCTGCAATTTGCCCTGACTTACGCTGCCAGCCAGTTGCTGCCACGGGCGGTTACCCGCGCCATTATCCGCTTTCTGAATAAAGGCTGA
- a CDS encoding insulinase family protein, with translation MLSPRYWTFLFIVLGAIVFSMIKFSAGPELIVSPADTFNYRYLTLDNGMKVLLVNTPNADKAAAAVSVDAGSGDDPKGREGLAHFLEHMLFLGTEPYPEAGEYQAYISRHGGSHNAFTAHSQTTYFFDIDNKALSGALDRFAPFFISPTFDEAYVEREKNAVHAEYSSKLKDDFRRIYSAEKQAMNPDHPYASFATGNLDTLSDRADSKIRDELLAFYNSHYSADRMTLVLAGKYELDQLEAWAKSHFSAVPKRQTVAHVANPPLFVPSQLPLDMNIEPVKEIRRLQFTFPMPETRSLYAYKPVQILSNLIGHEGEGSLLAFLKEKGWAEGLSAGRSLSTQDETTLVVQIQLTKLGLLYTENITQALMHYIDLLKQQPLPQYLLTEQQQLSDLSFRFQEQSRISDYVVRLSSNMLVYPAEDIIYGDYRWQPISQQQLQPYLDALSASNMLRTLIAPQIATETIDPWYGTAIRIRPGDYRADAVTTEGLASLTLPAPNPFIPTDFTLHADTTQATPEKLIDEPGRILWYYPEHEFAMPKARVMVQLQQASVQNSARQRVLAQLYSRTVNEALNTYSYPAYLAGLNYSLNASGRGLELALGGYQHKLPELLKRVLSEMNSINLSEEDFGRYKASLQRTLENQLKNKPFERELAVLKNWLYEPSFDQADLLQALAAVSREDVMQYGATFSNELAVQMYVHGQLSKTQAQELAAIVDAQYPAKAAQVALPQLLQIPEGQYQKNLTLDHQDTAIVLYVQGQEGSDRNRARYALLGQILSAPYYQTMRTEQQLGYIVFATPFPQQTIPGLAFIVQSPEASPQAILDSSLSFFSNFEQQLGSMSEEEFNSYRQGLSTLLLEKPKNMAEKVARFWRDIEVQRYSFDTNEAIAAEVKTLSQDEIRALYQNAILERGKPWLLLTQGGAVQDWPALDGLQREQLQRFEVQPAGLADNAE, from the coding sequence ATGTTATCGCCACGTTATTGGACGTTTTTATTCATCGTACTGGGCGCAATCGTATTTTCTATGATTAAGTTTTCCGCCGGACCCGAACTGATCGTCAGCCCGGCTGACACTTTTAACTACCGCTATCTGACTCTGGATAACGGTATGAAAGTGCTGCTGGTCAATACCCCCAATGCCGACAAAGCCGCTGCCGCCGTCAGCGTCGACGCCGGCAGTGGCGATGACCCCAAAGGCCGTGAAGGCCTTGCTCACTTCCTTGAGCACATGCTGTTCCTCGGCACCGAGCCTTACCCGGAAGCCGGCGAATATCAGGCTTATATCAGCCGTCACGGCGGCAGCCATAACGCTTTTACCGCCCATAGCCAGACCACGTATTTTTTCGACATCGATAACAAAGCCTTAAGCGGTGCGCTGGATCGTTTCGCGCCGTTTTTTATCTCGCCAACCTTCGATGAAGCCTACGTTGAGCGTGAGAAAAACGCCGTTCATGCCGAATACAGCTCCAAGCTGAAAGACGATTTCCGCCGTATTTATTCGGCTGAAAAGCAGGCGATGAATCCGGATCACCCATACGCATCCTTTGCCACCGGTAATCTCGATACCCTGTCCGACCGTGCCGACAGCAAAATCCGCGACGAGTTACTGGCCTTCTACAACAGCCACTACTCTGCCGATCGCATGACTCTGGTGCTAGCCGGTAAGTACGAGCTGGATCAGCTGGAAGCCTGGGCAAAAAGTCATTTTTCGGCGGTGCCAAAGCGTCAGACCGTAGCTCATGTTGCTAACCCACCGCTGTTTGTTCCGAGCCAGTTGCCACTGGATATGAACATTGAGCCGGTAAAAGAAATCCGCCGCCTGCAGTTCACCTTCCCGATGCCGGAAACCCGGTCGCTGTATGCCTATAAACCGGTACAGATTCTGTCAAACCTGATCGGCCACGAAGGTGAAGGCAGCCTGCTGGCGTTCCTGAAAGAGAAAGGCTGGGCCGAAGGTCTGAGCGCCGGTCGCTCACTAAGCACTCAGGACGAAACCACACTGGTGGTACAGATTCAGCTGACCAAACTGGGCCTGCTGTATACCGAAAACATTACCCAGGCGCTGATGCATTACATCGACCTGCTGAAGCAACAGCCGCTGCCGCAATACCTGCTTACCGAGCAGCAGCAACTGAGCGACCTGTCATTCCGCTTCCAGGAACAGAGCCGCATCAGTGATTACGTGGTACGTCTGAGCAGCAACATGCTGGTGTATCCTGCAGAAGACATTATCTACGGTGATTACCGCTGGCAGCCAATCAGCCAGCAACAGCTGCAGCCTTATCTGGATGCGTTATCCGCCAGCAACATGCTGCGCACCCTGATCGCTCCGCAGATTGCCACCGAAACCATCGACCCGTGGTACGGCACCGCGATCCGTATCCGTCCAGGCGATTACCGCGCCGATGCGGTGACCACTGAAGGTCTGGCCAGTCTGACCCTGCCGGCGCCGAACCCGTTTATTCCGACCGACTTCACCCTGCACGCTGATACCACTCAGGCCACTCCGGAAAAACTGATCGACGAGCCCGGCCGCATCCTGTGGTATTACCCTGAGCATGAATTTGCCATGCCAAAAGCGCGGGTGATGGTGCAGCTGCAACAGGCCAGCGTGCAGAATTCCGCGCGTCAGCGGGTACTGGCGCAGCTCTACAGCCGCACCGTTAACGAAGCGCTGAACACCTACAGCTATCCGGCCTATCTGGCGGGGCTGAATTACAGCCTCAATGCTTCAGGCCGTGGTCTGGAACTGGCGCTGGGTGGTTATCAGCACAAGCTGCCGGAACTGCTGAAGCGCGTTCTCAGCGAAATGAACAGCATCAACCTGAGTGAAGAAGACTTCGGCCGCTACAAAGCTTCACTGCAGCGTACTCTGGAAAATCAGCTGAAGAACAAACCGTTTGAACGTGAACTGGCAGTGCTGAAAAACTGGCTGTACGAACCAAGCTTCGATCAGGCCGATCTGCTGCAGGCACTGGCCGCAGTCAGCCGTGAAGACGTTATGCAATATGGCGCCACCTTCAGCAACGAACTGGCCGTGCAGATGTATGTGCATGGCCAGCTGAGCAAAACTCAGGCACAGGAACTGGCCGCCATTGTCGACGCTCAGTATCCGGCCAAAGCCGCACAGGTCGCTCTGCCACAATTGCTGCAGATTCCGGAAGGCCAGTATCAGAAAAACCTGACACTGGATCATCAGGATACCGCCATCGTGCTCTATGTGCAGGGCCAGGAAGGCAGCGACCGCAACCGTGCGCGCTACGCCCTGCTGGGTCAGATTCTCAGTGCGCCTTACTACCAGACCATGCGCACCGAACAGCAGCTGGGTTATATCGTGTTCGCCACGCCATTCCCGCAGCAGACCATTCCGGGTCTGGCCTTTATCGTGCAGTCACCTGAGGCTTCACCACAGGCGATTCTCGACAGCAGCCTGAGCTTTTTCAGCAATTTCGAACAGCAGCTGGGCAGCATGTCGGAGGAAGAATTTAACTCCTACCGTCAGGGCCTGAGCACTCTGTTGCTGGAAAAACCGAAAAATATGGCGGAAAAAGTCGCCCGCTTCTGGCGTGATATTGAAGTGCAGCGCTACAGCTTCGACACCAACGAAGCCATCGCCGCCGAGGTGAAAACCCTGAGCCAGGACGAAATCCGTGCACTCTACCAGAATGCCATTCTGGAACGCGGCAAGCCCTGGCTGCTGCTGACCCAGGGCGGCGCGGTACAGGACTGGCCAGCACTCGATGGTCTGCAACGCGAACAGCTGCAGCGCTTTGAAGTACAGCCTGCTGGTCTGGCAGACAACGCTGAGTAA
- a CDS encoding EAL domain-containing response regulator, protein MQRNVLVVDDEAGIIQAIRRMLRAEPFHIHEASSGDEALAILQRHDIELMITDYKMPGMDGLTLCQKARDLSPATYRLLLSGQVDYSALRSAWQQGDVHRFVAKPWDNLLLSMDIKEGLKQHDLLKNLQQVSRAIHTEQAMLLTDANWIVRMASPLLCEALQCEESDLLGVNLFAHALSSMPVTLETDVTRQVEQQQTWLGYFNLTGPQQLNLPAWMAITPLGSQYRLCSCNFVASDQSPQRDLKDELQRYSGEHHLQRLQKAAGDARSEPQLMVVALPEEVSHKDLSSICYERLQAATDDLYEIYSPQPHTFLILLPASVSAEQIERLSQNIQQDFNESVSFQGQPLLLQPQISIEQKPANITHWDDWLRHRLGLPATSQKEQPHSTAAAPVSGHQHASSQYRALPVFDQQGTLSALQAPQANTYDESGWSAWFNAIGSVWQQYFERELHIIMPAVNQPAASVRGFIRALGEARQHLPLECSIILGEDCILSQEETDLNWRDELRSQQCRLFIANFGRSFLNSRQILSLPIQGVSLAPEFLIHMRNSKSLPQSRRLLQRIHDHELTIYAPGMDNTEALASAHQSNVDWLSGSVLSRELSADQLQWFSPSAELG, encoded by the coding sequence ATGCAAAGGAACGTTCTAGTCGTCGATGACGAGGCCGGCATTATTCAGGCTATCCGCCGCATGTTGCGGGCAGAACCATTTCATATCCATGAAGCCAGCAGTGGCGACGAAGCGCTGGCCATCCTGCAGCGCCATGATATCGAACTTATGATCACCGATTACAAAATGCCGGGAATGGATGGCCTGACTCTGTGCCAGAAGGCAAGGGATCTGTCTCCGGCTACTTATCGCCTGCTATTGTCCGGGCAGGTCGATTACAGCGCTCTGCGCAGTGCCTGGCAGCAGGGCGATGTTCACCGCTTTGTCGCCAAACCCTGGGATAACCTGCTGCTGAGCATGGATATCAAAGAAGGCCTGAAACAACACGACCTGCTGAAAAACCTGCAACAGGTCAGCCGGGCGATACATACCGAACAGGCCATGCTGCTGACGGACGCGAACTGGATTGTCCGTATGGCCAGCCCCTTACTGTGCGAAGCCCTGCAATGTGAAGAAAGCGACCTGCTCGGTGTTAACCTCTTCGCCCACGCCCTGTCGTCCATGCCCGTTACTCTGGAAACCGATGTCACCCGTCAGGTCGAGCAACAGCAGACCTGGCTTGGCTATTTTAATCTGACCGGACCACAGCAGCTGAATCTGCCGGCCTGGATGGCGATTACGCCTTTAGGCAGTCAGTATCGGCTGTGCTCCTGTAATTTTGTGGCTTCCGATCAGTCTCCGCAGCGTGACCTTAAAGACGAATTACAGCGTTACTCCGGCGAGCACCATCTGCAACGCTTGCAGAAAGCCGCTGGCGATGCGCGCAGCGAACCGCAACTGATGGTGGTCGCACTGCCAGAAGAAGTAAGCCATAAAGATCTGTCATCCATCTGTTACGAGCGCCTGCAGGCTGCAACAGACGATCTTTACGAAATATATTCACCACAGCCACACACCTTTCTCATTCTGCTGCCGGCCTCGGTATCGGCAGAACAGATTGAACGGCTGAGCCAGAATATTCAGCAGGATTTTAATGAAAGCGTCAGTTTTCAGGGACAACCTCTCCTGCTGCAGCCGCAGATCAGTATCGAGCAGAAGCCCGCGAACATTACTCACTGGGATGACTGGCTGCGTCATCGTCTGGGCCTGCCCGCGACCAGCCAGAAAGAACAGCCACACAGCACTGCTGCCGCACCGGTCAGTGGCCACCAGCACGCCAGCAGCCAGTACCGGGCGCTGCCGGTCTTTGATCAGCAGGGTACGCTGAGCGCACTGCAGGCACCGCAAGCCAATACTTATGATGAGTCCGGCTGGTCAGCCTGGTTCAATGCCATAGGCAGCGTCTGGCAGCAGTATTTTGAGCGCGAACTGCACATTATTATGCCCGCCGTAAACCAGCCGGCGGCCAGCGTTCGCGGGTTCATCAGAGCCCTGGGAGAAGCCCGTCAGCACTTACCACTCGAGTGCAGCATTATTCTCGGTGAAGACTGTATCCTCAGCCAGGAAGAAACCGACCTTAACTGGCGTGACGAACTGCGTTCGCAGCAATGCCGGCTGTTTATTGCCAACTTCGGCCGCAGTTTCCTCAACTCCCGCCAGATTCTGTCCTTGCCGATTCAGGGCGTCAGTCTGGCGCCGGAATTCCTGATTCATATGCGCAACAGCAAGTCTCTGCCACAGAGCCGCCGTCTGCTGCAGCGTATTCACGATCATGAGCTGACCATTTACGCTCCGGGAATGGACAACACGGAAGCTCTGGCTTCGGCTCATCAGAGCAATGTCGACTGGTTATCCGGCTCGGTATTGTCACGTGAACTGAGTGCCGACCAGCTGCAATGGTTCTCACCCAGCGCCGAACTGGGCTGA
- a CDS encoding helix-turn-helix domain-containing protein yields the protein MREKQALTTGEVAKYCGVNFRTVIRWIERGHLDAYKLPGRGDNRIPVSSFITFLQDNNMPVPGDLSLGVRTLVLLADAEDFSADVASFVRRAGWEPLVTTDPIQFGFLIAEHQPGAIAVNSVAAQDSVARLMRDSESRETLYLLISRNEPDKPVRDGWLSYQWPRDQQALLAFLTGDAAA from the coding sequence GTGAGGGAAAAACAGGCCTTAACAACCGGAGAAGTAGCGAAATATTGCGGCGTGAACTTCCGCACTGTTATTCGCTGGATTGAACGCGGTCACCTGGATGCTTACAAGCTGCCGGGGCGCGGAGATAACCGTATTCCGGTGAGCAGTTTTATTACGTTTCTGCAGGACAATAACATGCCGGTGCCCGGTGATTTATCGCTGGGCGTAAGAACACTGGTGTTATTGGCAGATGCAGAAGATTTTTCCGCCGATGTAGCCTCATTTGTGCGGCGGGCGGGGTGGGAGCCGCTGGTAACCACCGACCCGATACAATTTGGCTTTCTGATTGCGGAGCATCAGCCGGGGGCTATTGCGGTGAACTCTGTTGCGGCTCAGGATTCGGTTGCGCGCCTGATGCGTGACAGTGAGTCGCGTGAAACCCTGTATCTGCTCATCAGTCGCAATGAACCGGATAAGCCTGTAAGGGATGGCTGGCTCAGTTACCAGTGGCCCAGGGATCAGCAGGCTCTGTTAGCATTTTTGACGGGGGATGCTGCCGCATAG